The Fusobacterium sp. DD2 nucleotide sequence ATATTTAAAATCGTTAATAATATGAGCTTTGAAGAACTTGGAAATTTTCCAGTTCCTAAGAACACAAGTCTTTCAATAGTTGATTATACAGATGGAAAATACACAGTAGAACTATTTTCTGACATATCACATTTAGATGGATGTGAATAAAATGAATATAAAAAAAATGAGTGTATCAATAGTATTAAAAGCATTTTTTGACTCTTTTAGAATAATAAGTGATGCTAAACTTCGTAAATTTTATTTAGTCCCAGGGATAATTGGAATCATACTATTTATGGTTTTTGTTTCTCTAGGTAATCTTTTGTCTGGAAGTTTAACAAATCTACTGGAAGATTTTTTCCACTTGGAAAATTATCACTCTATAATCTATATTCTTATTAAAATTTTGATATGGATATGTTCAATACTTTTTTACTATCTGGTATATAAATCACTATTACTTATAATCTTATCACCTGTACTAAGCTATGTATCAGAAAGAGTTGAAACTCACCTCACAGGTAAACAGTATAATTTTACATTTGGTGATAACGTAAAATTTATCATTAGAAGTATTGATATTGGAGTGAGAAGTTTTATAAAGCAGATGATTGGAACCTGTATTATTATGTTACTTGGATTTATTTTTCCAATAAATCTCTCAATTCCAGTGCTTATTTTTATCCTTCAGGGATATTTTACAGGATTTTCATTTATGGACTATACTCTTGAAAGATACCAGCTTTCAGCAAAAGAAAGTCTTGAATTTTTAAAACAGCAAAGAGTTTGTTCAGCTATATCTGGTATCATATTTACTCTTTTATTCTTTATTCCATTCTTTGGAATAT carries:
- a CDS encoding EI24 domain-containing protein — translated: MNIKKMSVSIVLKAFFDSFRIISDAKLRKFYLVPGIIGIILFMVFVSLGNLLSGSLTNLLEDFFHLENYHSIIYILIKILIWICSILFYYLVYKSLLLIILSPVLSYVSERVETHLTGKQYNFTFGDNVKFIIRSIDIGVRSFIKQMIGTCIIMLLGFIFPINLSIPVLIFILQGYFTGFSFMDYTLERYQLSAKESLEFLKQQRVCSAISGIIFTLLFFIPFFGIFIAPLVTCVAVTKITVELLNDKPTSIK